From the Polyangiaceae bacterium genome, the window AGACAGGCACTCGCCAGTGGACGAACAGCAGATGCCGCCAACGCTGATATCCACGTGGCTTTCCTGCTGGGCGGCGCGTCTGACTGATGCGATCCATGAGTCCGCTCACCATCTTCCCCCGCTCTTCACTCCAGCGGAGTCATCGCTGAACAGGCGGTCAATCTTCGCCGCGCAGATGAAGTCGTTTTCGCTCAGGCCCGAAATCGCGTGGGTGAAGTACGTCACTTCGCAGCGAGAATAGCGGACCAGCAAGTCCGGATGGTGATCCTCCAGATGGGCGATCCACGCCACGGCATTCACGAAGGCCATGGTCTGGTGGAAGTTCTTGAAGACGAACCACTTGTGGATGCTCTTCCCAGTCTCGCCGAGGGCCCAACCGTCGAGCTCGGGAAGTAGCTCGGCAACACGGTCTTCCGCGAGGGGTGGGATCCCCCCGTGGCATGCGTCGCAACGTCGATCTGCCAGCGCCATCCCCTGACTATCGCCTGCTTCTGGGTTGCTCGAGCTCACAATCCTCACGCGAGTTGTGTGCAAACGCTCCAGAACCACGCAGGGGTGCCGTTCCCTCCAGCGGAGGCGACGCATGTTTTGGAAAAAGGATCCCCCGGCTCAAGCGGGAGGCACCCGATCAAAGCGCGAGAACGGGGACGAAGCGCTGGATAGCTTGGGTCTGGTGTTGCGCGTGTTCGGGGAACACGCATTCGACACCGACCGCCTCGAAGCACGCGACGTGCGGGAGCTGTTCGAAGACTGGTCGAGTCGCGTGTTGATCGGGGGTCGAGGCGAGGAGAAGGGGCGCGACTGGGGCGGGTTGCGCCGCTTCGTCACGGAGCATCGCCGGGAAGAGTCGGACTACGTGCGCCGCGCCGTCGGCGACCTCCGGGAGGCGGTGCAGAGCTTCGCCCGCTGCGTGACTCGAGGAATGACCGAGGATCAAGACGACGACAGCGGGCTGCGCGTGCAGTGCGCGAGGCTCTCCCAAGCAGCGGAGAGCAACGATGTCGAGCAGCTACGAGAACAGGCGGCGCGCATGGTGGAACTGACAAGCCGCGCCCTCGAGCGTCGAGAGGCTCGTCATGAGCAACACGTGCAAATCTTGAGCGAGCAGCTGAGAAAGCTGCAAAACGAGCTCTCTTCCGCGCGGGAATCCGCCGCGCGAGATCCACTCACGAAGCTATACAACCGCGCGGCGCTCGACGCGCAGCTCGAGCGCATGGTGGACCTTGGAATGCTGCTCGGGAAGCCACCGTGCGTGATGATGGTGGACATCGATCACTTCAAAGCGATCAATGACAACCACGGCCACGTGATGGGCGACAACACGCTACGCGAGGTCGCCAACACCTTGCAGCGCTGCTTCCTGCGCAAAGAGGATTTCGTCGCCAGGTATGGGGGGGAGGAGTTCTCCATTCTGGTGCTGGACTGCGATGAGGCCGGCGCCGAGCGGCTGACGACGCGAGTACTGGAGGCGGTACGTCAAGTAGCGATCCCCGCCAGCTCGAGCCCCATTCGTCCCACGGTGTCCGTTGGACTTGCTTGGCTCCAGCGCGGTGACACACCAGCGACCTGGATCGACCGAGCCGACGCCGCGTTGTACCGCGCGAAGAACGGCGGAAGGAACCGCGCGGAAATATGTCCGAGGGAAGTCGAGCAGCCACGGGGCGAAGAGCGACGCGGTAGCTTGCATCCGGATCCACGGCCGAGCCAAGCAGCGCCTCAACGCCCGAGTGGCCCGGCGGGTCGCCCAAGCGCGCGACCCTCGAGCCGTGCGAGCGGCAAGCAAGTCATCGACGTGAGCTTCAGCGAGGCGCCACGGACGGGCGCACGAGGACCGGTACCGGCCCTCCCAGCACGCAAGCGGGCCTGAGACTTGCTCAGTCAGCGGCGCCGTGCACTACCATGGCGCCGTGGCCTACGTTGACACCGTATCTCGCCTCGGCTTCGCCCTGATCTTGCTTTGCTCGGGCTGCGGCGGCGGTACGCCCCGGTCTACCGTGGAGCCCGTAGACCCCGTCGAGACCACTCAGCACAACACGACTGACAAGAGCGACGCTGAGCCCTCAGCCCTGGCGACGGCGCCGGAAGGCAAGAGCTGCTCGCCGCTCAGCTTCGACGTCCCGGAGCCCCGCACCGCAGCGGTGAACCCACCGCTGCCGGCGATCGAGCATCCTGAACGACTTCAGGGCTTTTTCCGTCAGGCAATTAAGATGCAGAAGGGCGAGCTTGGACGCCCTTTGCGCATCGCGTTCTACGGCGACAGCAACCTGACCCTCGACTTCCTGAGCGGCGAGCTGCGCCGCATCCTGCAGCTCCAGCACGGAGACGGCGGGCATGGCTACGTGGCGGTAGGAAAACCTTGGCGTTGGTACCAACACATCGACGTGCACCACGACTGGGTGGGCGAGTGGCGGTTCTACTGTCCGACGACACTCCGCGACAAACGTCGGCTCTATGGTTCCGCAGGGATTGCTGCGGCGACTCGATCGCCGGGCGCCATGGGCAAGTTTGCGACAGCAACTGGTGACTCCCCGGTTGGTAAGACGATCACGCGCTTTGGGGCTTACTACCTCCTAGCAAGCAAGGGCGGCGACTTTGCGCTGATGTCCGATGGCAAGGAGCAGAAGGTAGTCAGCACTCAGGGCGAAGGCCCGGCGACGGGCTACGCCGAGATCGCGCTGCCCGACGCCGCTCACAAGCTGCAAGTCGTGGCCAAGAGCAAGCGGGAGATCCGCCTCTTCGGCGTGGTGATGGAACGCGACGAGGGCGTCGTCGTGGACAGCTTGGGGATCGGTGGCGTGGGTTATTACGCCCTTGCGGAGCTCGAGCCGAAGACGACAGAAGAGATGCTCCATCACCGAAGCTACGACCTCGTGATGTTCCTGCTAGGTACCAATCTCTTTCGCGCCGGGGACAACGCAAGGGCGCTGGGCGAGATCATCGCGCTCCACCGCAAGGCCAACCCAAACGTCGCCTTCTTGGTGATGAGCCCGCCGGATCAGGTGAAAAACAAGGGCGCCAAACACTCCAAGCCGTCAATCGTCAAGGTCAGCGAGCAACTGAAGGTCGCCGCAGAGGAGAACCAGGTCGCGTTCTGGGATTTCCGCGAGGCAATGGGCGGGGACGCCTCAATGGCAACTTTCTACCGCCACGGCCTGGCTGGTGGTGACCTCTACCACTTCACCGAGAGTGGCGCGGCCTTCATGGGGAGCCGGATCGCTCACGTGCTATGGCGCGAGCTCAACACCTTCTCCAAGACGCAGTGCGCGGACTAGCTCGCCAGACAGAGCGCCGCGAGAGGCGGCGGCGGGTTGAAGAGCACGCTAGTCCTTCTTCTTGCAGGGACGAAAGGTCAGGGTGATGGCCTTGCCGCTGATGCTGATCTGCCCGTTCGCCGTGTCATAGAGCTTGCTGAACTTGAGCATGACGGGGAATGAAGAGCTGTCGGTACCCGTGCCCTTGTACACGGTCACGTCACCGTCGGATGACTTCTTTTCGAGCTTGAACGTCATGCGCCCACCGCCTTGGGAGATGGGCCTGCCTCCCTTTGGAGTGACGAACATCGCGAGGGCGCAGCTCGACTTCAGGGTGTCTCCGTCGTCTTCGATGTCAACGTCGCATTCCCGCGCGGCACTGAGGTAGCCGCGACTCGAGACACCGCTCAGCGCAATCAACGCGCAAGTCTTGCTCGGCACGGGCGGCGCCGTCTCCACGGGCTTCGGCGCTTCCGTAACCGTGGGCTCCGGCGCTGCCGCAGCGACGCACGCGCCGCTCACGCAGGCCTGGCCCACTGGACAATCGGTCGCGACGCTGCACGCACCGTCCTTCTGCTTGCATGCAAGCAGGGGCACGAGCACGGCGGCGAGGAGTGACACTGCGCCGAGCAATCTGGCACTGCGACGCAGCGGGCTCTGCTGCGTGGTACCCAACAACGGACTCTTGCGCGTGTGCGATTGACGGCCCATTTCCGCAGATCCCCCCAACATGACCTTGAAGCATACCGCCCCGCGGCTTCCGCTCACAGCGTTGTCGCAGCGCCGGGTGCTTCAAGGGCGGCCGAACCGAGCGCTCGAGTGACGAAGCCGCTGAAAGGTAAGGATTGGTTGGTCAGGAGAGCTGTTGTTTCCGCGCTTCGCGGCGTTTCCGACGGTCCCGATGTTTCGCGCTCGAATAAGAAACATTTGGAGTTAGGAACACACTCCAGCGCGTACGCTCGAGAGTCGATGCCAAAGCCTCACAGCGAAAGCCGCGCACGTCGCACCCTGGTTCTCACACGGGTCACACGCCACCCGGCACTGAGCATCCTTGCAGGCGCGTGCCTGGCGACTGTTCCGCTGCTGGTGGCGTGCGGAAGCGACTCGAGTTCAGGCGCGAACGGCGGCGCCTCTGCTGGCGGCGCTGGCGGAGGAAGTCAGACAGCTGGAGCCGGAGGGAGCGGCGCCAACGCTGCAGGCGGCACCAGTTCAGGCGGCGCTGGCACCGGAGGTAGTGCGGGTACCAACACGGGCGGGAGCGGCGGCACGGGAGCAGGAAGCAGCGTCCCGTCCATCGAAGAAGTATGGACGACTGACAGTTGCCCAGCGGGGAGCCTCCCACCGGGAACTGGGGTGGGCCCGGGCAGCGACCTGCACAAGGTCGACGCTGTCCAACTGCATCGCGACGACCGGGGACCAGTAGCGCCGCTGTGTGCTTCACCTGCTACTTGCAGGGTCTGAACGTGAAAGTCATCGGAGAACCGCCCTTGCTGATCTGCCCGTTCGCCGTGTCATAGAGCTTGCTGAACTTGAGCAAAACGGAGCTGGACGCGCCGCCTTTGACCGGGCGCGACGTGCCCTTGTAGGTCGTCAGCTTGCCGTCTTGAGCTGACTTCTCGAGGTTGATGATCACCGTGCCCCCACCATGAGACTTGGACTTGCCCGTGCGCTTGTCCGTCGCGTGCAGCAGGAGAGAACACGTCGACTTGAGCGTGTCTCCGCCGTCGGAGATCTCGATGTCGCACTTCCTCGCGGCACTAACGGTCTGGATCCTGTCCTCTCCGCTGATCGCCACGAGAGCGCAAGTCTTCTCGGGCACCTTGGGCTCCGCCTTGGGAGCGGGCGCAGGGGCAGGTGCCGGCTCCGGCGCCGCGGCCACCACGCAGGCGCCGTTCGTGCAAACCTGCCCTACGGGGCAGTCGGTTGCCGCCGCGCAGGCGCCTTCCTGCTTTTGCTTGCACGCGAGGAGAGGCGACAGCACGCCCGCAAGCAGCGCCGTCGCCCCAAGGAAACGTGCGGCTCGCTCCAGCATGCCAGCACGTCTTGCATTCTTTCCGCAACCCACCCCGACAGTCTTCTCCAGCATACCTACTAGAGTACCTGCGAAGATGGCCGCTTGCAGCACGGCTATCGTCTTTCTTACATTACCACGCTGAAATTATCGGCGTGATCCATCAAGGTGGTTCCATCGACCCAAAGTAGCAAGCACCACCGCGACCCAAGGCCTAGGTCTGCTGGCCCACCGCGACACTGCGGTGAGGCGCAGGCCGCAGGCTGCGTTCGGACCGCAAGCCAACGCGGCGAGGCCCTACAGCGTGAGCCATCTCGGCAGCCGTATCCCCGTGGATATGCACACAGACACCGAACGGGGTCAGCTACTCGCCGGCTACTTCTTCTTGCAAGGACGGAACGTCAGGGTGTAGCGATTGGCGCCCGCGTTCAGCTGACCGTTGGCGAAGTCGTATTTCTTGGTGAACGTCAGGAACACAGTGCGAGTCACGCCGCTCTCCGACGCAGTGCCGCCGTATTTGATCTTGCCGTCTTCTTCGCTGCGCCGCTTGAGGTCGAAGCTGAAGCGGCCCCCCTTCAATTGCCGCGCGGCACCACCTCCCTTGGGAGTAAAGAAGCTCGCCATCGAGCAGTCGCTCTTCAGCGTCTCCCCGTCATCGATGACCTCCACGTCACACTCACGACCGATGGAGGCCGAGCCGGCGGGGCCAGAGATACTGATGGCGATGAGGGCGCACTGCTTGGTCTCCTCAGGCTTGGCGGAGGCGGTGGTCGCTGGGGTCGGCTCTGGGGGCAAGACGGGCGCGGCGGGCGTCACGCAGCCGCCGCTCACGCAGTTCTGACCAGGAGTGCACTCCGCGTCGCTGGTACAGCCGCCACCCGCCTTCTTGTTCTTGCAGGCCAAGAGCGCCACGCTCAAGAGCGCCAGCGCGAGAAGCGCACCGCTCCAGGTCGAATGTTTCCCCGAGGCAACTCTCGGCAAGTCAGGGAGTGAATCGCCCTTGCCCTGTGGTTGCGCTGCCCCCTGGTTCCCCAAGCCCTTGGTAGACTCCCCCAACATCACACCAGGATAACGGCTCGCGAGAGACGCCAACCTGGATTTCGACCAGGCCCCAGCTTTTTGCGTGCTCTGGTGTTACCCAAGAGGCCGAGGGTAGTTGACCCAGGTCGCTGGTCTCGGCGCAGGTACCGCTGGGTCTCGGCGCAGGTACCGCTGGCTCGTTCAGCAGAGAGCGCGTAGCGGGACGCTCAGGGCTCGCGGTAGAAGCGGGGCACGCGACGGGAGACTGCGGTCAGCACCTCCCAAGGGATGGTACCAAGGTGCTGAGCAATTTCCGCTGCGGAAATGCAATCCTCACCAAGGATGCCTTTCTGCGGACCCATCAACACGGCTTCATCACCGAGCTCGACGCCCTCGATGTCGGTCACGTCGATCATGGTCATATCCATGCTGACCACCCCGACCACGGGTGCACGCTTACCGCGCACCAGCACATGACCCTTGTTGGAGAGCCCGCGGCTCAGCCCGTCCGCGTAGCCCATAGGGACGGTCGCGATGCGCGTCGTACGCTGGGCCTTCCAGGTCCAACCGTAGCCGACACCTTGCCCCGCGGAAATCTCACGAACACTGATCAGCTCGCTCTTGACCGACATCACCGGTCGCAGCTCCGGGCAAGCCACTTGCCCCGGCGCAACGCCGAACAGCGCGATACCCGGACGTACGATATCGAGGCAACTTGGAGAGTGAGACAAGAGCGCCGCGCTGTTCGCCGCATGGCGAACTTCAGGCACCAGGCCCAAGCTGGCGAGTTCTTTGCTGGCAGCTTCGAACAGCTCGAGCTGAGCGGCGATGGATTCCGGGTCGCCGGAGTCAGCGCAGGCGAAGTGGGTCATCAAGCCGTGCAGCTTGAGCTCTGGACGCAGGCTCAACACTTCGGCGATTTTCCGCACGTCTTTCGGAAGCGCACCCAGGCGCGCCATCCCGGTATCTACCTTCAAATGCACGCGCGCCGCTTCGCTGCCAGTGAAGCGCACCTCTTCAGCCAGTGCCTCGGCCTGATCAAGATCGCTGACCACCGGGATCAGGTCGTGCCGCAAGAGTTCGCCATAGGCGCGACCGTAGTAGCCGCCCATCACCAGAATCGGCAGCTTGATGCCGGCTTCGCGGAGCTCCACGCCTTCTTCGAGCAACGCGACGCAGATGCCTTTGACGCCTGCGCGCTCCAAGGTGCGTGCGATCGCCTTTGCACCGTGGCCATAGCCATCTGCCTTCAGCACCGCCCAGACTTGTGAACTGCCCGCGTGGCGCTGCACGACTCGCAGGTTGTGGCGCAAGT encodes:
- a CDS encoding GGDEF domain-containing protein, producing MFWKKDPPAQAGGTRSKRENGDEALDSLGLVLRVFGEHAFDTDRLEARDVRELFEDWSSRVLIGGRGEEKGRDWGGLRRFVTEHRREESDYVRRAVGDLREAVQSFARCVTRGMTEDQDDDSGLRVQCARLSQAAESNDVEQLREQAARMVELTSRALERREARHEQHVQILSEQLRKLQNELSSARESAARDPLTKLYNRAALDAQLERMVDLGMLLGKPPCVMMVDIDHFKAINDNHGHVMGDNTLREVANTLQRCFLRKEDFVARYGGEEFSILVLDCDEAGAERLTTRVLEAVRQVAIPASSSPIRPTVSVGLAWLQRGDTPATWIDRADAALYRAKNGGRNRAEICPREVEQPRGEERRGSLHPDPRPSQAAPQRPSGPAGRPSARPSSRASGKQVIDVSFSEAPRTGARGPVPALPARKRA
- the alr gene encoding alanine racemase, with translation MRPTRAEVNLANLRHNLRVVQRHAGSSQVWAVLKADGYGHGAKAIARTLERAGVKGICVALLEEGVELREAGIKLPILVMGGYYGRAYGELLRHDLIPVVSDLDQAEALAEEVRFTGSEAARVHLKVDTGMARLGALPKDVRKIAEVLSLRPELKLHGLMTHFACADSGDPESIAAQLELFEAASKELASLGLVPEVRHAANSAALLSHSPSCLDIVRPGIALFGVAPGQVACPELRPVMSVKSELISVREISAGQGVGYGWTWKAQRTTRIATVPMGYADGLSRGLSNKGHVLVRGKRAPVVGVVSMDMTMIDVTDIEGVELGDEAVLMGPQKGILGEDCISAAEIAQHLGTIPWEVLTAVSRRVPRFYREP
- a CDS encoding 4a-hydroxytetrahydrobiopterin dehydratase: MALADRRCDACHGGIPPLAEDRVAELLPELDGWALGETGKSIHKWFVFKNFHQTMAFVNAVAWIAHLEDHHPDLLVRYSRCEVTYFTHAISGLSENDFICAAKIDRLFSDDSAGVKSGGRW